From Theileria annulata chromosome 1, complete sequence, *** SEQUENCING IN PROGRESS ***, one genomic window encodes:
- a CDS encoding phosphatidylinositol 4-kinase, putative (Tap349e08.q2ks7.cand.66 - score = 100.80), whose protein sequence is MEEEENKDINPTDSPDVNPESLSTANSSDPEHKDDYLEQPALKEEISEDVEEENVKKLDSLSFHTAISLEVHEIDHNFYNKESELNHMNSDESKQHEESVEPDEKVTEPNNQLNHNQMEVDDSLLNDFERSLHLKDVTKTNDSRTKSLSQRTESSKSKHSSKSHESTERSKRKSSRRSQQFGTSENPLDITEITVDCGSLLELYQNDYFDAFMHMYHLYHKKEPGVHEYLVNMLYTKRTDEEISYYLPQLCQLSISKYGKSSLHRFLLDKASVSMHFALQLSWFYQAAIDDHIPSILNTNNLFLECDRLTQKMTQDTEMAVVNSKLITPVSFSRPSSEMSISENTTFPCLLDRRLLLESFSRRTQQKSDLYNLFTNVNSLLGAKIPTSLVHNTFMLSTPTSKVKLVGVHPKLGNAIVLETHPILDYTQDLHLELQKLMMKQRRLNYFNTLNNFVELCMQNSSLLTTESKRDARDPLLRVFASALNEWMLLRRCIVAAYEESFAYTGLSLPFDFINKPQNNYSNKLNGYSTVHNNDQALLQILRILENETKIFFSRKRAPFVFYVEMGNLDEDIELISYNTNKDRETGMKDLYVFDAIVQDLLNYELLTPEQVEAIKNPLECIRYALDMLPQESLDRYNILSEEKMNTDSSDNYSAKTQTSDDSFAVSRHSSYSNTDENMVTELDSLSETESKSNENTEYSRVDPDSQENSPNIVNSPQVGDTNTPNQNVEESSPTSNRDVSPVDKEESDPTKETPRDGETKTLNVKNLSPQEVRKIVFAETFDQKKEKIRRKSPYGNLKSWDLHAFVIKGNDDLRQEKMANQVLESFRRIFEKANLPLWLRPIEILVTGSNSGIMEFLHDTYSVDVIKRKFNAESLAPVFEKLFYSNIYEARKNFIESHAAYSIVSYLLQVKDRHNGNILLDPYGHVIHIDYGFCLSNFPGKLISFETSPFKLTKEYLDVIEGGNPDNFVYFKTLITKGLLEVRKHVDEVVLLVEMMTTANKMPCFLAGTSYTIEMFKERFMLNQSEEACIRKITEIIDASVNSFSTVQYDTYQRLTNGIL, encoded by the exons atggaAGAGGAGGAAAATAAAGATATAAATCCAACAGACTCACCTGATGTCAATCCAGAATCGTTATCCACAGCCAATTCATCAGACCCAGAACATAAAGATGATTATTTGGAACAACCTGCTTtaaaagaagaaataaGTGAAGATGTGGAAGaagaaaatgtaaaaaaacTTGATAGCCTATCCTTCCATACAGCTATTAGTTTGGAAGTCCATGAAATTGatcataatttttataataaagaatCGGAACTTAATCACATGAACTCAGATGAATCTAAACAACATGAAGAGTCTGTAGAACCCGATGAAAAGGTGACAGAACCAAATAATCAACTAAATCACAATCAAATGGAAGTAGATGATTCTCTACTTAACGATTTTGAAAGATCGTTGCATCTTAAAG ATGTTACGAAGACAAATGATTCACGAACGAAATCGTTGAGCCAGAGAACAGAATCCTCGAAATCGAAACACTCAAGTAAATCACATGAATCGACAGAAAGATCAAAAAGAAAAAGCTCAAGAAGATCGCAACAGTTTGGAACAAGCGAGAATCCACTTGATATAACAGAAATCACAGTAGATTGCGGAAGCCTACTAGAGCTGTACCAAAATGATTATTTCGATGCATTTATGCACATGTATCACTTGTATCATAAGAAGGAACCGGGAGTACACGAGTACCTAGTAAATATGCTATACACAAAAAGAACAGACGAGGAAATATCATACTATCTACCACAATTATG tcAATTGTCAATATCGAAATATGGAAAATCGTCACTACATCGCTTCTTGCTGGATAAAGCCTCAGTATCAATGCACTTCGCACTCCAACTGTCATGGTTCTACCAGGCAGCAATCGACGACCACATCCCAAGTATTTTAAacactaataatttatttttagaatgTGATAGACTGACTCAGAAGATGACACAGGATACAGAAATGGCGGTAGTAAATTCAAAACTAATTACGCCAGTATCGTTCTCAAGACCAAGTTCAGAAATGTCGATTTCAGAAAATACAACATTCCCATGTCTGTTGGATAGGCGTCTTCTACTCGAGTCATTTTCTAGAAGGACTCAACAGAAGTCAGACCTGTACAACTTGTTTACAAACGTAAACTCGTTGCTTGGAGCAAAAATTCCAACCTCGTTAGTTCATAACACATTCATGCTATCTACGCCGACATCAAAAGTAAAGCTGGTTGGAGTACACCCGAAACTGGGTAACGCAATAGTGTTGGAAACACACCCGATTCTAGATTACACGCAGGATTTACACCTGGAGCTCCAGAAGCTGATGATGAAGCAGAGAAGACTAAACTATTTCAACACGCTAAACAACTTTGTTGAGCTGTGCATGCAGAACTCGTCGTTATTGACGACGGAATCGAAGAGAGACGCAAGAGACCCACTACTGAGAGTTTTCGCAAGTGCGTTAAACGAGTGGATGCTGCTAAGAAGATGCATAGTAGCAGCATACGAAGAAAGCTTCGCATACACAGGACTCTCACTCCCATTTGACTTTATAAATAAGCCACAAAATAACTATAGTAATAAGCTTAACGGATATAGCACAGTGCATAATAATGACCAGGCGCTGCTCCAGATATTAAGAATACTGGAAAATGAGACTAAAATCTTCTTTTCAAGGAAGAGAGCACCTTTTGTGTTTTATGTCGAAATGGGAAATTTGGACGAGGATATCGAGCTGATCTCTTACAACACAAATAAAGATAGAGAAACAGGAATGAAAGACTTGTACGTGTTTGACGCAATAGTTCAAGATTTGCTTAACTATGAATTGCTAACACCAGAACAGGTGGAAGCAATTAAGAACCCACTCGAGTGCATTAGATACGCCCTGGATATGCTGCCACAAGAATCCCTAGATCGATACAACATCTTATCGGAAGAAAAAATGAACACAGATTCCTCAGATAACTACTCAGCAAAGACGCAAACCTCAGATGATTCATTCGCAGTAAGCAGACATAGCTCATACTCCAACACTGACGAGAACATGGTAACTGAGCTAGATTCTTTATCAGAAACAGAGTCGaaatcaaatgaaaatacAGAGTATTCAAGAGTAGACCCAGATTCACAGGAAAATAGTCCTAACATAGTTAACTCACCACAAGTTGGAGATACAAACACACCAAACCAAAATGTAGAAGAATCATCACCAACTTCTAATAGAGATGTGAGTCCAGTAGACAAGGAAGAATCAGATCCAACTAAAGAAACACCACGAGATGGAGAAactaaaacattaaatgTAAAGAACCTTAGTCCACAAGAGGTTAGGAAAATAGTCTTTGCAGAAACATTCGACCAGAAGAAAGAGAAAATAAGAAGAAAATCACCATACGGAAACCTGAAATCATGGGATCTACACGCATTCGTAATCAAGGGAAATGATGACCTGCGGCAAGAAAAAATGGCAAACCAAGTTTTGGAATCGTTTAGAAGAATATTCGAAAAGGCAAACCTGCCACTGTGGCTAAGACCGATAGAGATTTTGGTTACAGGCTCAAATTCAGGAATCATGGAATTTCTCCATGATACATACTCAGTGGATGTAATAAAGAGGAAATTTAATGCAGAATCATTGGCGCCAGTCTTTGAGAAGCTGTTTTACTCGAATATATACGAGGCAAGGAAGAACTTCATCGAAAGCCACGCGGCATATTCCATAGTCTCATATCTCCTCCAAGTCAAGGATAGGCATAACGGAAATATATTGCTGGACCCATATGGACATGTAATTCACATCGACTACGGGTTTTGCCTTTCAAACTTCCCAGGAAAACTTATTAGCTTCGAAACTTCACCCTTCAAGCTCACAAAAGAGTATCTTGATGTCATCGAGGGAGGAAACCCAGATAACTTTGTATACTTTAAGACTCTTATTACAAAAGGGTTATTGGAGGTTAGGAAACACGTAGATGAAGTTGTTCTACTGGTTGAGATGATGACCACAGCCAATAAAATGCCCTGCTTCCTAGCAGGTACCAGCTACACAATCGAGATGTTCAAGGAACGCTTCATGCTCAACCAATCAGAAGAAGCATGTATAAGGAAAATAACAGAAATCATAGATGCATCGGTAAATAGCTTCTCCACAGTCCAGTACGACACCTATCAGAGGCTCACAAACGGAATCTTGTAA
- a CDS encoding asparaginyl-tRNA synthetase (chloroplast/mitochondrial precursor), putative (Tap349e08.q2ks7.cand.65 - score = 53.35;~Apicoplast targetting peptide predicted by the PlasmoAP tool;~Signal peptide predicted for TA05825 by SignalP 2.0 HMM (Signal peptide probability 0.802, signal anchor probability 0.002) with cleavage site probability 0.480 between residues 26 and 27), translating to MFILIIFCKIFVNLLVFIQPFSSASGFRPKFHNNLNTSFILCNFRENNSINDNFKQGVSHSFSIQDHASFQCNNVSELDSVDNDCTSTDCKTVNPLEKNSVTISELIQCLNMCKESNTPIGVPFTVNTRGYVQEIRRINSQNLYFIDINDGSTLANLQIVVNKANNFKELELLKNGDHIYAAGTIDKRRGVPSERSLSDFDLYINHDNPEHKLKIHKYSENELENPVIPNIEYSDEYLRKYTHFRFRNKQFRSIIGIRSAIKSYIHEFFQSKNFTEVDTPCLTHMNCENLVPLTLKTASDGTNLDTLGSENTEKNIPVNLSSTGQMELEFACYGLGKVWKIGPSFRAERSDTIRHANEFWMIEAELPDASLKGMINLIQEMVRGCATYILQKHGDYVNYLNNFNDKYKDFLVHLVFLRYLIDFQSKANIKLITYDQAVNILNETDSGSDKQDKVFEWGKRLSEPQERRLLKHFDKDIIAITNFPESITPFYMKRTDGSVNSRITVENFDILAPFGYEIAGGSIREHEYEVLKRKMDERKVSGEEYEKYINLRKNIYLPHGGFGVGFDRLVMLMTMKENIKDVTPFPVTKV from the exons ttaaacacATCATTTATTTTGTGTAATTTTCGGgaaaataattctataaatgataatttcAAACAAGGTGTTAGCCATTCATTTAGTATTCAGGATCATGCCTCCTTTCAGTGCAATAATGTAAGTGAGTTGGATTCTGTAGATAATGATTGCACTTCAACAG ATTGTAAAACTGTAAATCCATTGGAAAAAAATTCTGTTACAATTTCTGAATTAATTCAATGTTTAAATATGTGCAAAGAATCCAACACACCAATAGGCGTGCCATTTACAGTAAATACTAGAGGATATGTGCAGGAAATTAGACGCATAAACTCACAAAATCTTTACTTTATTGACATAAATGACGGCTCAACGCTGGCAAACCTACAGATTGTTGTAAACAAAGCGAATAATTTCAAGGAATTAGAACTCCTTAAAAACGGAGATCATATATACGCAGCAGGAACAATAGATAAAAGAAGAGGAGTGCCCTCAGAAAGATCACTATCGGACTTTGATTTGTACATTAATCACGATAATCCAgaacataaattaaaaatacataaatattctGAAAATGAATTAGAAAACCCAGTTATCCCAAACATTGAATACTCAGATGAATATCTGAGGAAATACACACATTTCAGATTCAGAAACAAACAGTTTCGTTCAATTATCGGGATCAGAAGTGCAATAAAATCATATATTCATGAGTTCTTTCAA AGCAAAAACTTCACTGAAGTAGATACGCCGTGTTTAACACACATGAATTGCGAGAATTTAGTCCCACTGACA TTGAAAACCGCGAGTGATGGAACAAATTTGGATACTCTTGGTTCAGAAAATACAGAAAAG aatataCCTGTAAACTTGAGTTCCACTGGACAAATGGAACTGGAGTTTGCCTGCTATGGTTTAGGAAAAGTTTGGAAAATAGGACCTTCATTCAGAGCTGAAAGATCAGAT ACGATAAGACATGCAAATGAGTTTTGGATGATCGAGGCTGAATTGCCAGATGCATCGTTAAAg GGAATGATAAACTTAATTCAAGAGATGGTTAGAGGATGTGCAACCTATATACTCCAAAAACATGGAGATTATGTAAActatttgaataattttaatgataaatacAAGGACTTTTTGGTTCACCTGGTATTCCTTAGgtatttaattgattttcaGTCAAAAGCTAACATAAAACTCATAACATATGATCAAGCAgtaaatattctaaatgAG ACTGATTCTGGTTCCGATAAACAGGATAAAGTGTTTGAATGGGGAAAGAGACTTTCAGAGCCTCAGGAAAGGAGACTTCTTAAACACTTTGACAAAGATATTATTGCAATAACAAACTTTCCAGAATCAATAACACCTTTTTATATGAA GCGTACTGACGGAAGTGTAAATTCCAGGATTACGGtggaaaattttgatattttggCACCGTTTGGGTACGAAATAGCAGGAGGCTCTATTAGAGAGCATGAATATGAAGTTTTGAAAAG GAAGATGGATGAAAGAAAAGTTAGTGGAGAAGAATATGAAAA ATACATTAATCTCAGAAAGAACATTTACTTGCCTCATGGAGGATTTGGGGTTGGATTTGACCGCCTGGTCATGTTAATGACGATGAAGGAAAACATCAAAGATGTGACACCATTTCCTGTGACtaaagtttaa
- a CDS encoding uncharacterized protein (Tap349e08.q2ks7.C.cand.62 - score = 16.00) → MDFPSNSFSLSHRNFSDSNNSQEYFIRNQNFIRNNLSDSFLSRNKSPFSIHHKTFNTDPVDSLNFGRMVPTRTDGFRSMHGLIEMNNLMHDFLNKSLNMNGCLSMEEELSLIENINNQQKALMNVSENLSFLELLDETNNSFKEKMKIYK, encoded by the exons atGGATTTCCCCTCGAATTCCTTTTCATTATCTCACCGAAACTTTTCTGATTCCAACAATTCTCAAGAATACTTTATCCGAAATCAAAATTTCATTAGGAACAATTTATCTGACAGTTTTCTCTCCAGAAACA AGAGTCCATTTAGTATTCATCACAAAACTTTTAACACAGACCCTGTCGATTCTTTAAACTTTGGAAGGATGGTTCCTACTAG AACTGATGGTTTCCGTTCTATGCATGGCCTCATAGA AATGAATAATCTAATGCATGACTTCCTCAACAAATCACTGAACATGAATGGCTG CCTATCCATGGAAGAGGAACTTTCCTTAATCGAGAACATAAATAATCAACAAAAAGCTCTGATGAAT GTTTCAGAAAACCTGTCATTCCTAGAACTACTGGATGAAACAAATAATAGTTTCAAAGAAAAGATGaagatttataaataa
- a CDS encoding DEAD-box family helicase, putative (Tap349e08.q2ks7.C.cand.61 - score = 59.45): MILLNGRSSRFKLHKLRILSYKFHSLTNDIKNHSNHIEHFLNDNNVENGDSDDESSSYDHTSADSSTFVSDFSEFSGILNKRLLKSLENNGFVRITHIQRSSIPKVLNGSTTLIRSPSGTGKTLTFIVPALQRLIDPPDNMKITRKDGTKVLIITPTRELSFQISKVAENLSKPFPWIVVSCIKGGESRKSEKARIRKGITVVIGTPGRVLDHIESTSSFKLDNLEMLVLDEADRLLDMGFESKIRTIHSYLLDSKKSNRENSGIQIVLTSATITERVRNLVETCFDSKPQIIGLNEESSEIPTKLRLEYVLVDCNNKFMCLISLLLKFVKNREKIIVFVSNCDTVNYFYMLLKSLTWPTLNKSDKKETNPLRNFDKSILSSENQHLLSNGFDINKNSKNNIFKVPIFKLHGDMESSERFPYMEQFINSECSILISTDVASRGLNFSKVDRVIQYDPPQQLDEFIHRSGRTARIGDSGTSILVLIRHEVEFVKLLNKRGMKLDELSENSVWNEIKLLNCPKYLKKFKGDLVGFMRNRICIDVKEDDGLLDLGKKAFMSSIRSYKTYSKELRKVFNFRNLHLGHYATSLCLNMKPTELMNRNRKDYNDQNVLKDPRNSTKRKNKSKTHSDRPVKQPKITLSEESNKAAELALKYLKEHKMIL; this comes from the exons ATGATTCTTTTAAATGGTAGATCTTCACGTTTCAAGCTCCATAAATTGCGAATTCTATCGTATAAATTTCATAGTCTGACCAATGACATTAAAAACCATTCTAATCACATAGAGCACTTCTTAAATGACAATAATGTAGAAAACGGAGATTCCGATGATGAATCCTCCTCATATGATCATACATCCGCAGATTCCTCAACATTCGTTTCCGATTTTTCAGAATTTTCTggaattttaaacaaaagACTACTCAAATCACTAGAAAACAATGGATTTGTCAGAATTACGCATATTCAGAGGTCATCCATCCCCAAAGTATTGAATGGATCAACTACATTGATCAGGAGTCCTTCGGGAACAGGAAAAACACTGACTTTTATAGTACCCGCACTTCAAAGGCTAATTGATCCTCCAGATAATATGAAGATTACTAGAAAGGATGGAACTAAG GTCCTCATTATCACTCCAACTAGAGAACTGTCGTTTCAGATTTCTAAGGTGGcagaaaatttatcaaaacCGTTTCCCTGGATAGTAGTATCATGCATTAAAGGTGGAGAGAGCAGAAAATCAGAAAAGGCCAGAATCAGAAAGGGAATCACTGTGGTGATAGGTACCCCGGGAAGGGTGTTGGACCACATAGAAAGTACATCGTCATTTAAGTTAGACAACCTGGAGATGTTGGTTTTGGACGAAGCAGATCGGTTGCTTGACATGGGATTTGAAAGTAAAATAAGGACAATACACAGCTATTTACTGGATTCGAAGAAGTCGAATCGAGAAAATTCTGGGATCCAAATAGTCCTAACATCAGCAACAATAACAGAAAGAGTAAGGAATTTGGTTGAAACATGTTTTGATTCCAAACCGCAAATAATTGGTTTGAACGAAG AAAGCAGTGAAATTCCAACTAAACTAAGATTGGAGTACGTCTTGGTGGACTGCAACAACAAATTCATGTGCCTGATCTCACTACTCCTAAAGTTCGTTAAAAACCGTGAaaag ATTATTGTTTTCGTTTCGAACTGCGATACTGTAAACTACTTTTATATGCTCTTAAAGTCATTAACGTGGCCAACATTAAACAAATCAGATAAAAAAGAAACGAACCCGTTAAgaaattttgataaatccATATTAAGTTCTGAAAATCAACACCTATTAAGTAACGGTTTTGACATAAACAAGAATAGTAAAAACAATATATTCAAAGTGCCGATTTTCAAATTACACGGTGATATGGAATCGAGTGAAAG attCCCATACATGGAGCAGTTCATCAATTCTGAATGCTCGATTTTGATATCAACGGATGTGGCATCGAGAGGACTGAACTTTTCAAAAGTTGATCGAGTGATTCAATACGACCCCCCGCAGCAACTTGATGAATTCATACACAGATCAGGAAGAACTGCTAGAATCGGTGATTCAGGAACCTCTATTCTGGTTCTGATTAGACACGAAGTAGAATTTGTAAAACTGCTTAATAAAAGGGGAATGAAATTAGACGAGTTATCTGAAAATTCAGTCTGGAATGAAATTAAGCTGTTAAACTGTCCAAAgtatttgaaaaaattcaAG GGAGACTTGGTTGGGTTCATGAGAAACAGGATTTGTATTGACGTTAAGGAAGATGATGGTCTCTTAGATCTTGGGAAAAAAGCGTTCATGTCATCAATAAG GTCATACAAGACATATTCAAAGGAACTGAGGAAAGTATTCAACTTCAGGAATTTACACCTGGGACACTATGCAACGTCATTATGCCTGAACATGAAGCCGACGGAGTTGATGAATAGAAATCGTAAAGATTACAACGACCAAAACGTTTTAAAAGACCCTAGAAATTCAACAAAGAGGAAAAATAAGTCTAAAACACACTCTGATAGACCAGTGAAGCAGCCTAAGATAACGTTGAGTGAAGAATCAAATAAAGCAGCTGAACTAGCTCTAAAATACTTGAAGGAACATAAAATGATTTTGTAA